The Diadema setosum chromosome 12, eeDiaSeto1, whole genome shotgun sequence genome has a segment encoding these proteins:
- the LOC140236253 gene encoding LOW QUALITY PROTEIN: uncharacterized protein (The sequence of the model RefSeq protein was modified relative to this genomic sequence to represent the inferred CDS: substituted 2 bases at 2 genomic stop codons): protein MDRRYCLVLLLTLTTTLFCSHNGEASVVGTAPNVQGWKGEDILLRCDISEEPQDVYWEKEDFLNPEQKTPKARYFEGNFDSLEERFDIDKNFSLVISSLEVADEGRYYCQVLLKTSQSIGNSTIMTISSMASGHTIEKCADRSQSRQSRCTYQSPYNLPYFTLTCVVSGFKPNVSMLWTEESGTTLNSVVSQQNTLSDRTYERFETITVSAKHGTEQTFICVATGDSLNGTSTREITVLHSPVSGKRVNMGLIVGLIIGVPVAIIILFIFVGKYLQSKHPEYRPRKGCDWNPFWRRPNIPERFHEEEELMLEPPSLTKEQVQQCKKELKEYYRVSRSKVMVDPLNFMERVELDDIYTNLNIIDQSSKRKTPITYDDLLTNNENGNLSKRLLIQGEGGVGKTTLCAKIAWDWCQGRILQDLDMVLLIPLRDMKNATSIGGIVKTYLSHSNTATKKKIDDFISTNLGRILIIFDGFDEFDEKLSKTSSSEVIRILGTEQYNSCKVIVTTRPWRTDEFMMDKSLAETYTFLNVEGFNKDNLSTYIRRYFRIRGKDNLAESLIRFMQENDVIRSNMAPFPIYCAMLCLLWNDFSEERRREIQKLHTFSQIFEEMISFLIEHYASKKCENLQNENIVEHLKEAGRAILEISEIAFDGLFDRNLSFPEEQFRECHDAMVTCCRVGVLTIEKDVITRERRRDVNISSLVTSTVSFPHKLFQEYIAGVYIKYLFDNDRPKYDEVKNKLLSRPEEFRYVLYFTSASGIEFGLGIIKGLMKSYDHYRELCVDIAFECHTEEAARAVGEGWNEYTLESYTPEHTVSGVVFMVHYNQVQSLDINLLECGKTVSRDLAEGMCSSSVLHEVRLLYSQFHVEFYKILRAEASNCQIEDLHFSLSSSDDDILNQSSVGEDFAQWVCAMPRLSNFTLRCACSPDSFLSTAATLASSCQVCRFLLXLIXEKFISESPAANLAEFLCRLPNLTRADLDGLDLPRTFFKTIASQASRQRVRISHCHLSNTIVECITINGMTIMEGQRYK from the exons ATGGATAGAAGATACTGCCTCGTTCTCCTATTAACATTGACTACTACTCTGTTCTGTAGCCACAATGGCGAAG CGTCAGTGGTAGGCACTGCCCCCAACGTTCAAGGATGGAAAGGAGAAGACATACTGTTGCGGTGTGACATCAGTGAGGAGCCTCAAGATGTGTACTGGGAAAAGGAGGACTTTTTGAACCCCGAACAGAAGACGCCTAAGGCTAGATACTTCGAAGGAAATTTTGATAGCTTGGAGGAACGGTTTGATATCGACAAGAACTTCAGTCTCGTCATCAGCAGCTTGGAGGTGGCAGATGAGGGTCGTTACTATTGTCAGGTGCTGCTGAAGACTTCGCAAAGTATTGGAAATTCCACCATCATGACGATTAGTT cGATGGCATCAGGACATACGATTGAGAAGTGTGCTGATAGGAGTCAATCTCGTCAAAGCCGTTGTACATATCAATCTCCCTACAATCTCCCTTACTTTACTCTTACGTGTGTCGTGAGTGGATTCAAACCTAACGTTTCCATGCTATGGACCGAGGAGTCGGGAACGACACTGAATTCCGTGGTTTCACAACAGAATACACTTTCTGACCGCACATACGAGAGGTTCGAGACGATCACTGTTTCAGCTAAACACGGGACAGAGCAAACCTTCATTTGCGTGGCTACCGGTGACTCGCTGAATGGAACGTCGACCCGAGAAATCACAGTTCTGCATTCACCAG TTTCAGGAAAACGTGTTAATATGGGTCTCATCGTTGGACTCATTATTGGTGTGCCTGTTGCCATAATCATCTTGTTTATCTTTGTTGGGAAATATCTGCAAAGCAAACATCCGGAATACCGACCACGTAAAG GATGTGACTGGAACCCCTTTTGGCGAAGACCAAACATACCAGAGAGATTTCACGAGGAAGAAGAATTAATGCTGG AACCACCATCGCTTACAAAGGAACAAGTACAGCAATGCAAGAAAGAGCTGAAGGAGTACTACCGTGTATCACGAAGCAAGGTCATGGTAGATCCCCTCAACTTTATGGAACGTGTTGAATTGGATGATATTTATACGAATTTAAATATAATAGACCAAAGTAGCAAGCGTAAAACACCAATAACATACGACGATCTTCTGACAAACAATGAAAATGGAAATCTTTCAAAGCGACTTCTGATCCAGGGTGAGGGAGGTGTCGGTAAAACAACGCTTTGCGCTAAGATTGCCTGGGACTGGTGCCAGGGACGGATTCTCCAGGATCTGGACATGGTACTCCTAATACCTCTTCGAGATATGAAGAACGCAACAAGTATTGGTGGTATTGTCAAAACTTACCTCTCTCATTCAAATACggcaacaaagaagaaaatagatGATTTTATTTCAACGAATCTGGGTAGGATTCTCATTATCTTTGATGGTTTCGACGAGTTTGACGAAAAATTAAGTAAAACGAGCAGCAGTGAGGTCATTCGCATTCTAGGAACAGAGCAATACAATTCATGCAAAGTCATCGTGACAACACGCCCATGGAGGACAGATGAATTCATGATGGACAAGAGTCTTGCCGAAACTTACACTTTTCTTAACGTCGAAGGATTTAACAAGGATAATTTATCAACTTATATTAGGAGGTACTTTCGGATTAGAGGGAAGGACAATCTTGCAGAAAGCTTAATCCGTTTTATGCAGGAAAATGATGTCATCCGGTCGAACATGGCCCCGTTTCCTATTTACTGTGCAATGCTTTGCCTTCTGTGGAACGACTTCAGTGAAGAAAGGCGaagagaaattcaaaaattgcacactttctcccagatttttgaAGAAATGATCTCTTTCCTGATAGAACACTACGCAtcaaaaaaatgtgaaaatctaCAAAATGAGAACATTGTTGAACATTTAAAGGAAGCTGGTAGGGCAATTCTGGAAATAAGTGAGATAGCGTTCGATGGTTTATTTGACAGGAATCTCTCATTTCCTGAAGAACAATTTAGAGAGTGTCATGACGCCATGGTCACATGTTGCAGAGTGGGTGTTTTAACTATAGAAAAAGATGTCATCACAAGGGAACGTCGGCGCGATGTCAACATTTCATCTTTGGTTACATCAACTGTTTCTTTTCCCCACAAACTGTTTCAAGAATACATTGCAGGGGTATATATTAAGTATTTATTCGACAATGATCGTCCTAAGTACGACGAAGTGAAAAACAAACTTCTTAGTCGACCTGAGGAGTTTCGCTACGTACTGTACTTCACCTCGGCTTCAGGGATTGAATTCGGCCTGGGTATCATTAAGGGCCTGATGAAGTCTTATGATCATTACCGGGAGCTATGCGTTGACATTGCGTTTGAATGTCACACTGAGGAGGCAGCAAGGGCAGTGGGAGAAGGATGGAATGAATACACACTAGAGTCCTATACACCAGAACACACAGTGTCAGGAGTGGTGTTTATGGTGCACTATAACCAAGTG CAATCGCTAGATATAAACCTGCTGGAGTGCGGAAAAACTGTGTCACGTGACTTGGCGGAGGGCATGTGTTCCAGCAGTGTACTCCATGAAGTACGACTATTGTACTCACAATTTCACGTGGAATTCTACAAGATCCTCCGGGCAGAGGCTTCAAACTGTCAG ATTGAAGATCTGCATTTCAGTCTTAGCAGCAGTGATGATGATATCCTAAATCAGTCCTCGGTGGGAGAAGACTTCGCCCAATGGGTGTGTGCTATGCCACGTCTTTCGAACTTTACTCTGCGGTGCGCCTGCTCGCCCGATagtttcctctcaacagccgCCACCTTAGCATCATCATGCCAGGTATGTCGTTTTTTGCTATAATTGATATAA